The following proteins are co-located in the Flectobacillus major DSM 103 genome:
- a CDS encoding LytR/AlgR family response regulator transcription factor has product MKNFLSPTRSVIGRKAYFSTSDILFLEGDINYTFIHFITGKKTVIAQTLGTVHTKIDDSFVRINRKYIVNRNFITSVSRDFVELTNKQILPISRRRRGII; this is encoded by the coding sequence ATGAAGAACTTTCTGTCTCCCACCCGCTCTGTTATTGGTAGAAAAGCTTATTTTTCAACCTCTGATATTCTCTTCTTAGAAGGCGATATTAATTATACGTTCATTCATTTTATTACAGGCAAAAAAACGGTTATTGCCCAAACGCTAGGAACAGTACATACCAAAATTGATGATAGCTTTGTTAGAATCAATCGTAAGTATATTGTTAATCGCAATTTTATCACATCGGTCAGCAGAGATTTTGTAGAATTGACCAATAAGCAAATCTTACCTATTTCACGACGTAGACGTGGTATCATTTAA
- a CDS encoding LuxR C-terminal-related transcriptional regulator, with translation MNIKLFKELHKTYQQFSSFAQRALGKKSTIHSKENFQLDEYLKIYHSIDTYCYVIADSVNMEIIKAGGSFYKMLGYQPEEVVGKRYSFILKAYYLPDLIKLIKGGIDYFDYLYKQPPQNRPYIKANFTAEFKVKNRESIHILGQSIPILFNEEMQPIYFLNIITDISNLKPDKAFTHYILDTSDDNDIKKIKTKFKPSNQQNENPISASEKRVLLLMAEGRSSKQIADDLCLSEHTVKNHRKNMLKKMGCFSSAELIKTSLVNGWI, from the coding sequence ATGAATATTAAACTTTTTAAAGAATTACACAAAACGTATCAGCAGTTTAGTTCTTTTGCTCAAAGGGCTTTGGGTAAAAAAAGTACGATTCATTCTAAAGAGAATTTTCAATTAGATGAATATCTCAAAATTTATCATTCTATTGATACCTACTGTTATGTGATTGCCGATAGTGTGAATATGGAAATTATCAAGGCGGGTGGTTCTTTCTATAAAATGCTTGGCTACCAACCAGAGGAAGTTGTAGGTAAAAGGTACAGTTTTATCTTGAAAGCCTATTATCTGCCCGACCTCATCAAGCTCATAAAGGGCGGAATCGACTATTTTGACTATTTATACAAACAACCTCCACAAAACAGACCCTACATAAAAGCCAATTTTACGGCCGAGTTCAAAGTAAAAAACAGAGAATCTATTCATATTCTGGGGCAGAGTATCCCGATTCTTTTCAATGAAGAAATGCAACCAATTTATTTTTTGAATATTATCACCGATATATCCAACCTTAAACCCGACAAGGCTTTTACCCACTATATTCTGGACACCAGCGATGACAATGACATCAAAAAAATTAAAACAAAATTTAAACCTAGTAATCAGCAAAACGAGAATCCTATTTCGGCTTCTGAAAAAAGAGTACTATTGCTAATGGCCGAAGGCCGCAGTAGTAAACAAATTGCCGACGACCTATGTCTGAGCGAGCATACTGTTAAAAATCATCGTAAAAATATGCTAAAAAAAATGGGCTGCTTCTCTTCTGCCGAGCTTATCAAAACCAGTTTGGTTAATGGTTGGATATAA
- a CDS encoding phosphoheptose isomerase — MNLNLSLTSSKAEVFEQIAAELSSLGFNVVKQDQTRPWGGFFVIDETQAAAFAATYFPHLEMSEIQITNKLSPKILVVAPEKRLSWQYHFRRAEIWKVIAGTTVGVKISPNDEEGDEIKQLESGSFIQMDKGERHRLIGLSSWGVVAEIWQHTDPEQPSDEDDIVRLQDDFGR, encoded by the coding sequence ATGAACCTAAATCTCTCTCTTACTTCAAGCAAAGCTGAAGTTTTTGAACAAATCGCCGCAGAGCTTTCTTCATTAGGCTTCAATGTTGTTAAACAAGACCAAACTCGCCCTTGGGGTGGTTTTTTTGTTATCGACGAAACCCAAGCAGCCGCATTTGCTGCTACGTATTTCCCACATTTAGAAATGTCGGAAATTCAAATTACCAATAAACTAAGTCCCAAAATTTTGGTGGTTGCTCCAGAAAAACGCCTTTCTTGGCAATACCACTTCCGCCGTGCCGAAATATGGAAAGTAATAGCAGGCACAACAGTTGGGGTAAAAATTAGTCCAAATGACGAAGAAGGAGATGAAATAAAACAACTAGAATCAGGAAGTTTTATTCAGATGGACAAAGGCGAACGCCACCGCTTAATTGGTCTTAGCTCGTGGGGGGTCGTAGCCGAAATTTGGCAACATACCGACCCAGAACAACCTTCAGATGAGGATGATATAGTAAGATTACAAGATGACTTTGGTCGTTAA
- a CDS encoding TetR/AcrR family transcriptional regulator, with protein sequence MDIKDRIIEQSTTLFFRYGIKSITMDDIAKELGISKKTIYQHFTDKDDVVYQVFLNFFEKDKCEYLQLEWMVNNVIEKMVRSMKMAEQSFKEVNPSLIHDLKKYHPRAWNLFLEYKQNFVLESTKQDLQKGIDEGLFRSDLQLEIIARLHLGLIEVGFDYQAFPPNRFSFIEVQLTFLDHFIRGIVSEKGLIAYLQYKEHIQ encoded by the coding sequence ATGGATATTAAAGATAGAATCATCGAACAAAGTACCACTTTGTTTTTTCGTTATGGCATCAAATCTATAACGATGGATGATATTGCAAAGGAGCTTGGGATTTCTAAAAAGACTATTTACCAGCATTTTACAGATAAAGACGATGTTGTATATCAGGTATTTTTAAACTTTTTTGAAAAAGATAAATGCGAATACCTACAGCTAGAGTGGATGGTCAATAATGTTATCGAAAAAATGGTGAGGTCTATGAAAATGGCCGAGCAGTCATTTAAGGAAGTAAATCCATCGTTGATTCATGACCTCAAGAAATATCATCCAAGAGCATGGAATTTATTTTTGGAATATAAACAAAACTTCGTTCTTGAAAGCACCAAACAAGACCTTCAAAAAGGGATAGATGAGGGCTTATTTAGAAGTGATTTACAGCTAGAAATAATCGCAAGGCTGCACCTGGGGCTAATAGAGGTAGGGTTTGACTACCAAGCGTTTCCTCCCAACCGTTTTTCTTTTATTGAAGTTCAATTAACATTTTTAGACCATTTTATCAGGGGCATTGTCTCAGAAAAAGGACTTATTGCCTACTTACAATACAAAGAGCATATTCAGTAA
- a CDS encoding TolC family protein gives MKTKLTSSVLAFSILLTSVVSLAQQSYSLKEAVDYAVKNHSNVKTGQIDILTAEARVNEIKAMGLPQLNGNIGYTNNLIIQRVFIPAKTFDPNAKDGDVVAAEFGVRNSGNAGVNFSQLLFDGSYTLGLKAADVYKELSKKSLVQTKQQVAENVMKAYYGILVNQERLQILQLNMGRLDSLYNQTKAMNQQGFVEKIDVQRLEVQKNNLNIEYKNVERLQELSYYLLKYQMGLKPQEEVVLTDKLSAVNINEFIPEHETTFQYADRIEYSILQTQDRLAQLDLKNQKAGYLPKVTMNGSYGYSAGRPQFTDLITKPWFNAATLGVAIQIPIFDGFAKKYKIIQSQNALTKLKEGFNFLESSIDFQIKQGQITLKNAYETLQEQKLNMELAKEVVRVSKIKYEQGVGTNLELVNAESSYKEAQTNYYTTLYNVLIAKVDLDKAKGKLFTE, from the coding sequence ATGAAAACTAAACTTACAAGTAGCGTGCTGGCTTTCAGTATATTGCTCACTTCGGTTGTCTCCCTTGCCCAGCAAAGTTACTCGCTCAAAGAAGCGGTAGATTACGCAGTGAAAAATCACTCGAATGTAAAAACAGGCCAAATAGACATACTCACTGCCGAAGCTAGGGTAAATGAGATAAAGGCTATGGGGCTACCACAATTGAATGGGAATATTGGATATACCAATAACCTTATTATTCAACGTGTTTTTATTCCTGCCAAAACCTTTGACCCCAATGCCAAAGATGGTGACGTTGTAGCCGCCGAATTTGGGGTACGTAATAGCGGTAATGCTGGTGTTAATTTTAGCCAGTTGCTTTTTGATGGCTCGTACACACTTGGCCTAAAGGCTGCCGATGTTTATAAAGAGCTATCCAAAAAATCGTTGGTTCAAACCAAACAACAAGTAGCCGAAAATGTTATGAAGGCTTATTACGGTATCTTGGTAAATCAGGAAAGGCTACAAATCTTGCAGCTTAATATGGGACGTTTGGATTCTTTGTACAACCAAACCAAAGCGATGAACCAACAGGGGTTTGTCGAAAAAATAGATGTACAAAGGCTGGAAGTTCAGAAGAATAACCTCAATATCGAATACAAAAATGTTGAGCGTTTACAAGAGTTGAGTTATTATTTGCTCAAATACCAAATGGGCCTAAAACCTCAAGAAGAGGTAGTCCTAACCGACAAGCTGAGTGCTGTGAATATCAATGAGTTTATACCAGAACACGAAACCACGTTTCAATACGCCGACCGTATAGAGTACTCGATTCTCCAAACCCAAGACCGCCTGGCACAGCTAGACCTCAAAAATCAAAAAGCAGGTTATTTGCCAAAAGTTACTATGAATGGTAGTTATGGGTATAGTGCAGGTCGCCCACAGTTTACCGACCTCATTACCAAGCCTTGGTTCAATGCAGCCACCTTAGGTGTTGCTATCCAGATTCCTATTTTCGATGGATTTGCGAAGAAATACAAAATTATCCAATCTCAAAATGCTTTAACAAAGCTCAAAGAAGGGTTTAATTTCTTAGAAAGCTCTATCGACTTCCAGATTAAGCAAGGGCAAATTACTTTGAAAAACGCCTACGAAACCCTACAAGAACAAAAGCTTAATATGGAGCTGGCCAAAGAAGTGGTACGTGTTAGCAAAATCAAATACGAACAAGGGGTAGGCACAAACCTAGAATTAGTGAATGCAGAGTCGTCTTATAAAGAAGCTCAAACAAATTACTATACTACATTATATAACGTGTTGATTGCTAAAGTTGACTTGGACAAAGCAAAAGGCAAACTATTTACAGAATAA
- a CDS encoding efflux RND transporter periplasmic adaptor subunit: MKIKYLALSSVVLLAACNKPTDKKAELEALKTQRQEIEAKIKQLEKEVGGVAKKEEQKIVTVAVSPILAQSFKHFVEVQGLVTSDNIVQVTPQISGQLTSILVSVGQSVKKGQLVATIDNNVMRESLAEIKQQLDLATTLFNKQKALWDQQIGTEVQYLQAKANKESLEKRIVTMETQLAMTKVYAPMSGTVEVVRQKVGEIGMPGSPIFQLVNLGNLKVVGKVADTYLGSVKRGDAMNVKFPDINKELNTQIGVVDALVDPVSRTFGVEAKIPNLGGLLKPNQIAIININDLSKANSIVIQQNLIQKTELGDIVYVAVTENGKKVARGRKVKSGLSYNGTIEITEGLNAGDLLITQGYQDLVDGTPVSF, translated from the coding sequence ATGAAAATCAAATACTTAGCATTATCATCTGTCGTTTTATTAGCCGCTTGTAATAAACCTACCGACAAAAAAGCTGAATTAGAAGCTCTCAAAACTCAGCGTCAAGAAATTGAGGCAAAAATCAAACAACTTGAAAAAGAAGTTGGTGGTGTAGCCAAAAAAGAAGAACAAAAAATTGTTACAGTGGCTGTTAGCCCTATCCTAGCCCAAAGCTTCAAACATTTTGTAGAGGTACAAGGCTTGGTAACATCCGATAATATTGTACAGGTAACCCCACAAATTAGTGGTCAATTGACCAGTATTTTAGTTTCGGTAGGACAGTCTGTAAAAAAAGGACAACTTGTTGCTACTATCGACAACAATGTAATGAGAGAATCTTTGGCCGAAATCAAACAACAATTGGATTTGGCTACCACTTTGTTCAATAAGCAAAAAGCTCTTTGGGATCAACAAATTGGTACAGAAGTACAATACCTTCAGGCCAAAGCCAACAAAGAATCTTTGGAAAAAAGAATCGTAACAATGGAAACTCAATTGGCTATGACCAAAGTGTATGCTCCAATGTCGGGAACAGTAGAGGTAGTTCGCCAAAAAGTAGGTGAAATAGGAATGCCTGGCTCTCCTATTTTTCAGTTGGTAAATTTGGGCAACTTAAAAGTAGTCGGAAAAGTAGCCGATACTTATTTGGGTTCTGTAAAACGTGGCGATGCCATGAATGTCAAGTTTCCTGATATAAACAAAGAGCTGAATACTCAGATTGGTGTTGTTGATGCCCTTGTTGACCCAGTTTCGAGAACATTTGGTGTAGAAGCCAAAATCCCGAATCTTGGAGGATTGTTGAAGCCCAACCAAATTGCCATTATCAATATCAACGATTTGTCGAAAGCCAATTCAATTGTAATTCAACAAAACTTGATTCAAAAAACCGAACTAGGAGATATTGTTTATGTAGCTGTTACCGAAAATGGTAAAAAGGTAGCTCGTGGCCGCAAAGTGAAGTCTGGCTTGAGCTATAACGGAACTATCGAAATTACAGAAGGCTTAAATGCTGGCGATTTATTGATTACACAAGGTTATCAAGACCTCGTAGATGGAACTCCAGTAAGTTTTTAA
- a CDS encoding efflux RND transporter permease subunit: MIGWLASNQTTVYIFTFMVFLAGLGIYNSLPKEQFPDIKVPQIYVQTVYFGTTPADIENVINKPIEKQLKTISGVKRIKSNALQDVSVILVEFNPNVKVEDALQRVRDAVDKSKKDLPQKLDSGPTAQDVNFSEFPIMNINLAGNYPLEKLKDYAEELQDQIEGLPEITRVDIIGALKREIQINLDLYKAQASGLAFSDIQMAVQGENINVSGGDLNVDGVRRTLRVKGEFKNVEQIQNIMLRSSSGAMIRLGDVAEVVDSNEERQDFARLDNRAVVTLNVIKRSGTNLISASEQIEKILEEYKENRLPQGVKVQVTADSSERTKADLDDLINTVILGFIFVVLVLMFFMGVRDAIFVGLSVPLSALIAFIPLYFSGFTLNTIVLFAFLLGLGIVVDDAIVVIENSHRIFNQFRKLSIIEAVKLAASEVFLPVLSGTLTTIAPFVPLLFWPGIVGEFMKFLPITLIYTLFASLLVAYVMNPVFAVSFMKRHDEETHHVEGIKTLRKPLIVLGLLAVVGYVMSFGLGNFFVFIAALYVFNHFVLTPKIIVPFQEKALPAFKNWYQSIVSWVITGYRPVFMVIAMFGLLVFTFVMMGIVQPKVIFFPSGDPDYVYVYHVMPVGTDARTTDSVTKIIEKKVFDVIKKNHAEQAVNSVISNVGKNAGDPFNPDRSNTPQKSKVTVAFVKKTERGDISSEKILQEIRAELKKIPLPGSEISIEREQNGPPTGKPIAVEIAGDDFAVLQKLEKEVREKIEKSGIQGIDELKSDLITNKPEIIVDVDKQKAQREGISSSQIALAIRTALFGSEISKFRDDKDEYPIQLRIKEQDRNQIEKLLSMNITYRDMTMGGVLRKVPLNSVANISYSTTFSQINRKNQQRVITLGSDVVIGYNANQIVAQIQDLVKEMDIPSGYTVRMGGEQEEQAETANFLSVAFLGAILLIFLVLTIQFNSISKPIIIFGTILLSLIGVLLGFMAFGMTFSVIMSGVGIIALAGIVVKNGILLIEFTDELRSRGYGLKEAIVEAGSVRLTPVLLTASAAILGLVPLAVGLSIDFVAMFTEFNPHIAFGGDSAVFWGILAWTIIFGLSFSTVLTLVIVPCMYYINERVRTKFFKKKTVEEV; encoded by the coding sequence ATGATTGGCTGGTTGGCCAGCAATCAAACAACGGTATATATTTTTACTTTCATGGTATTTTTGGCAGGATTAGGTATTTATAATAGCCTTCCCAAAGAACAATTCCCTGATATTAAAGTACCGCAGATTTATGTACAAACGGTTTATTTTGGAACAACTCCTGCCGATATAGAAAACGTAATCAACAAGCCTATTGAAAAGCAGTTGAAAACAATTTCGGGGGTAAAACGCATCAAATCCAATGCACTACAAGATGTATCGGTAATCTTGGTAGAGTTCAATCCCAACGTAAAAGTGGAGGATGCCTTACAGCGTGTGCGTGATGCAGTAGATAAATCGAAAAAAGATTTACCTCAAAAACTTGACTCTGGCCCTACTGCTCAGGATGTAAACTTTTCAGAATTTCCTATTATGAACATCAACTTAGCAGGAAATTACCCCCTCGAAAAGCTGAAAGATTATGCAGAAGAACTACAAGACCAGATTGAAGGGTTGCCCGAAATTACCCGTGTCGATATTATTGGGGCTTTAAAACGTGAAATTCAAATCAATCTTGACCTTTATAAAGCTCAAGCCTCGGGTTTAGCCTTTAGCGATATTCAAATGGCCGTACAGGGCGAGAATATCAACGTTTCGGGTGGCGACCTCAACGTCGATGGAGTACGTCGTACACTTCGTGTAAAAGGTGAATTTAAGAATGTAGAGCAAATCCAGAATATTATGCTTCGCTCGTCGTCGGGTGCTATGATTCGTCTGGGCGATGTAGCCGAGGTTGTCGATAGCAACGAAGAACGCCAAGATTTTGCTCGTTTAGATAACCGTGCGGTGGTTACGCTCAACGTTATAAAAAGAAGTGGTACCAACTTGATTTCGGCTTCAGAGCAAATCGAAAAGATTTTGGAAGAATACAAAGAAAATCGTTTGCCTCAAGGCGTAAAAGTACAAGTAACAGCCGATTCATCGGAGCGTACCAAAGCCGACTTAGACGATTTGATTAATACCGTAATCCTAGGGTTTATCTTTGTGGTATTGGTATTGATGTTCTTTATGGGTGTTCGTGATGCCATTTTTGTAGGTTTATCGGTGCCATTATCGGCTTTGATTGCCTTTATTCCTTTATATTTTTCTGGGTTCACTCTGAACACCATTGTGTTATTTGCCTTCTTGTTGGGCTTGGGTATTGTGGTAGACGATGCCATTGTGGTAATCGAAAACTCTCACCGTATTTTCAACCAATTCCGTAAGCTAAGTATTATCGAAGCCGTAAAATTGGCAGCATCAGAAGTATTTTTACCAGTATTATCGGGTACACTTACAACAATTGCACCATTTGTACCATTGTTGTTTTGGCCAGGTATTGTGGGTGAATTCATGAAATTTTTACCAATAACTTTGATTTATACTTTATTTGCATCGTTGTTGGTTGCTTATGTAATGAACCCTGTTTTTGCTGTTTCATTCATGAAACGTCACGACGAGGAAACACACCACGTTGAAGGAATCAAAACCCTTCGTAAGCCTTTAATTGTATTAGGTTTGTTGGCAGTTGTGGGTTATGTAATGAGTTTTGGCTTAGGTAATTTCTTTGTGTTCATTGCTGCTTTGTATGTGTTTAATCACTTTGTATTAACACCAAAGATTATTGTTCCATTCCAAGAAAAAGCTCTTCCAGCTTTCAAAAACTGGTATCAAAGCATTGTATCTTGGGTAATTACAGGATACCGTCCAGTATTCATGGTAATTGCAATGTTTGGGTTGTTGGTATTTACCTTTGTGATGATGGGTATTGTTCAGCCAAAGGTGATATTCTTCCCTAGTGGCGACCCCGACTATGTGTATGTTTACCACGTAATGCCAGTGGGTACAGATGCCCGTACAACCGACTCGGTAACAAAAATTATTGAGAAAAAGGTTTTTGATGTTATCAAGAAAAACCATGCAGAACAAGCCGTTAACTCGGTTATATCGAACGTTGGTAAAAATGCAGGGGACCCATTTAACCCCGATCGCTCAAATACTCCACAAAAATCGAAAGTGACTGTAGCTTTTGTCAAAAAAACTGAGCGTGGTGATATTTCTTCTGAAAAGATTCTACAAGAAATTCGTGCGGAATTAAAGAAAATTCCATTGCCTGGTTCTGAAATTTCGATAGAAAGAGAACAAAATGGCCCACCAACAGGAAAGCCTATTGCGGTAGAAATTGCAGGTGACGATTTTGCGGTTCTTCAAAAACTAGAAAAAGAAGTACGTGAAAAAATCGAGAAATCGGGTATTCAGGGTATCGACGAACTAAAAAGTGACTTGATTACCAATAAGCCTGAAATTATCGTAGATGTTGACAAACAAAAAGCACAGCGTGAAGGGATTTCTTCATCGCAGATTGCCTTGGCTATTCGTACAGCGTTGTTTGGTTCTGAGATTTCTAAATTCCGTGACGATAAAGATGAATACCCGATTCAGTTGCGTATCAAAGAACAAGACCGCAACCAAATAGAGAAACTCTTGAGTATGAATATTACTTATCGTGATATGACCATGGGTGGAGTATTGCGTAAAGTACCTTTAAACTCGGTGGCCAATATTAGCTATTCAACTACTTTTAGCCAGATTAACCGCAAAAATCAGCAACGGGTTATTACCTTGGGGTCGGATGTTGTTATTGGTTATAACGCCAACCAAATTGTAGCTCAGATTCAAGATTTGGTAAAAGAAATGGATATTCCTAGTGGATACACTGTAAGGATGGGTGGCGAGCAAGAAGAACAAGCCGAAACAGCTAACTTCCTTAGCGTAGCTTTCCTTGGGGCTATTCTATTGATTTTCTTGGTATTGACTATTCAGTTTAACTCTATCTCAAAACCAATCATTATTTTCGGTACTATTTTATTATCATTGATTGGTGTATTGCTTGGCTTCATGGCATTTGGTATGACTTTCTCTGTAATTATGTCGGGGGTAGGTATTATTGCCTTGGCGGGTATTGTGGTAAAAAATGGTATTCTATTAATTGAATTTACCGACGAGCTAAGAAGCAGAGGCTATGGGCTGAAAGAAGCAATCGTTGAGGCTGGAAGTGTACGTTTAACACCTGTATTATTAACTGCATCAGCGGCTATTTTAGGGCTTGTTCCATTGGCTGTAGGTTTGAGTATCGACTTCGTTGCTATGTTCACAGAATTTAACCCACATATTGCTTTTGGAGGTGATAGTGCTGTATTCTGGGGTATTTTAGCATGGACAATTATCTTTGGTTTGAGTTTCTCGACTGTCCTAACCTTAGTAATTGTACCTTGTATGTATTATATCAATGAACGGGTGCGTACTAAGTTTTTTAAGAAAAAAACAGTAGAAGAAGTATAA
- a CDS encoding S41 family peptidase: MKYRLILLITLVCTGCERLLISPDEQNTNVYNFELLWKTIHDKYCYFELKHIDWNAIHTKYYARVNDSLSQEAFFTVMSQMMNELKDGHVNLQIPNTRFSYTYYSNQGLLRGYARNFNDSILTNQYLKIGYGQKIRHIVFPQNIGYLYYGSFSSSLKDSEWDTIFQDFVNTKGLIIDVRDNSGGSVENIKTLMKHIVSQKTLIGYTRSKNSEEPNDFKAYTPVYVEPSGTPFYKKVVVLTNRRVFSAANMFVSAMSEQKNVVLVGDITGGGGAGPIGGELLNGWLYRFSAMAFSNSQKQDIENGVSPDIKINISAKDEENNIDSILERAFLEFN, encoded by the coding sequence ATGAAATATAGGTTAATACTACTCATTACGCTTGTATGTACTGGCTGCGAACGCCTGCTGATTTCGCCCGATGAACAAAATACCAATGTGTATAACTTTGAATTACTCTGGAAAACGATTCATGATAAATATTGCTACTTTGAGTTAAAACATATTGACTGGAATGCTATTCATACTAAATATTATGCTAGGGTAAATGATAGTCTTAGCCAAGAGGCTTTTTTTACAGTTATGAGCCAAATGATGAACGAGCTAAAGGATGGACACGTAAACCTCCAAATTCCGAATACACGTTTTTCTTATACTTATTATTCTAATCAAGGTTTATTGCGAGGGTATGCTCGTAATTTTAATGATAGTATTTTAACCAATCAGTATTTAAAAATTGGTTATGGACAAAAAATACGCCATATCGTATTTCCGCAAAATATTGGCTATCTCTACTATGGTAGTTTTTCGAGTTCGTTGAAAGATAGCGAATGGGATACCATTTTTCAGGACTTTGTAAATACCAAAGGCCTTATTATTGATGTAAGAGATAATAGTGGGGGGTCAGTAGAAAATATCAAAACACTGATGAAACATATTGTTTCGCAAAAAACCTTAATTGGCTATACCAGAAGTAAAAATAGCGAAGAACCCAACGATTTTAAAGCATATACCCCTGTGTATGTTGAGCCTTCGGGTACTCCTTTTTATAAAAAAGTGGTGGTACTTACCAATAGACGGGTATTTAGTGCTGCAAATATGTTTGTTTCGGCTATGTCCGAGCAAAAAAATGTTGTTTTGGTTGGCGATATTACAGGAGGCGGAGGAGCTGGGCCTATTGGCGGAGAGTTGCTCAACGGCTGGTTGTACCGCTTTTCAGCTATGGCGTTTTCTAATAGCCAAAAACAAGATATAGAAAATGGGGTTAGCCCCGATATTAAAATAAATATCTCGGCCAAAGATGAAGAAAATAATATAGATAGTATTTTGGAAAGAGCCTTTTTAGAATTCAATTAG
- a CDS encoding DsbA family oxidoreductase: protein MTDKKPTIRIDVVSDVVCPWCYIGKRRLEKAIENTQISDNVQIIYHPFQLDPSVPSEGVDFNTYAQNRFGDGYLQKFYQVEQAGQTTGLDFDFEQLPKAINTFHLHRLLAVAAENGQQAVLKEALLKAYFIDKLDLTDKDVLVAILTQIGWPSEKTLAILASDRGSDEVKEEMHYFRQLGVSGVPFYIINKKYTLSGAQPSEVFEEALQQVIKEIAVTVETQNNSCDIETGEC from the coding sequence ATGACTGACAAAAAACCAACCATTAGAATAGATGTTGTTTCTGATGTAGTATGTCCTTGGTGCTACATAGGAAAACGTAGACTTGAAAAGGCTATTGAAAATACGCAAATTTCTGATAATGTGCAAATTATATATCACCCTTTTCAATTAGACCCCTCTGTTCCTTCAGAAGGAGTAGACTTCAATACATACGCACAAAATAGATTTGGGGATGGTTATTTACAAAAATTTTATCAAGTTGAGCAAGCAGGCCAAACAACGGGGCTTGATTTCGACTTTGAGCAACTCCCAAAAGCTATTAATACTTTCCATTTACACCGACTTTTGGCTGTAGCTGCCGAAAATGGCCAACAGGCAGTATTAAAAGAAGCTCTATTGAAAGCCTATTTTATTGATAAGCTAGATTTGACCGATAAAGATGTTTTGGTTGCTATTTTGACACAAATAGGCTGGCCGTCTGAAAAAACTTTGGCTATTTTAGCTTCAGATAGGGGTTCGGACGAAGTAAAAGAAGAAATGCACTATTTCAGGCAATTGGGTGTAAGCGGAGTTCCGTTTTATATTATCAACAAAAAATATACCTTGTCGGGGGCACAACCAAGCGAGGTATTTGAAGAGGCCCTTCAACAAGTTATCAAAGAAATAGCAGTAACAGTAGAAACCCAAAACAATAGTTGTGATATTGAAACAGGCGAATGCTAA
- a CDS encoding DUF4136 domain-containing protein has translation MRKLYFYVFAALLLMSACTRNSFQVGSACHREIEDEVFKPNYESFTCIEKQFTVMDTTYKFEAVIDEIDTQMRLRGYLDTKERPNLIVFYALFPSDVNLSVLQRSFRGLGKENMNEELKRVKLRKGTLLLQFVENDTNRPIWMGYAAGIAQQPTNVIDEKALRTATRQIFDNYRIFAKNYLAGKPTSSMVIASK, from the coding sequence ATGAGGAAATTGTATTTTTATGTTTTTGCGGCTCTTTTATTGATGAGTGCATGTACTCGAAACAGTTTTCAGGTTGGCTCTGCTTGCCACCGAGAAATTGAAGACGAGGTTTTTAAACCTAATTATGAGTCTTTCACCTGTATTGAAAAACAATTTACAGTGATGGATACGACCTACAAGTTTGAGGCCGTTATCGACGAAATAGATACCCAAATGCGGCTTAGGGGGTATTTAGACACCAAGGAACGCCCCAACCTTATTGTATTCTATGCACTGTTTCCGAGTGATGTTAATTTATCTGTACTTCAACGTTCTTTTCGGGGGTTAGGTAAAGAAAACATGAATGAAGAACTCAAAAGAGTAAAGCTACGTAAGGGAACTCTGCTACTACAATTTGTTGAAAATGATACTAACCGCCCGATTTGGATGGGTTATGCGGCTGGTATTGCTCAACAGCCTACCAATGTTATCGACGAAAAGGCTTTGAGAACAGCCACTCGACAAATTTTTGATAATTATAGAATCTTTGCCAAAAATTACTTGGCAGGAAAGCCCACTTCGAGCATGGTAATTGCCAGCAAATAA